The sequence below is a genomic window from Salinispira pacifica.
CCCGAAGACTGGAAATTGACTCTGTGGAAGTCAGAGAAGCCCTGCAGGAACCCATCAACGCTATTATTGAAGAAATCAAAAAGACACTGGGCGAAACACCTCCGGAGCTTGCTGCGGATATTGTGGAGCGCGGAATTGTGATGACCGGGGGCGGAAGTCTTCTCAAGGGGCTGGATACACTTATTTCAAATGAAACCGGCGTTCCGGCTTTCAAGGCAGAGCAGCCTTTAAACTGCGTTGCAATAGGCGCAGGAATGTACTTTGAAGCTGCTCAGCAGTCTCAAAAAGAGAAGAGCAATTATAATTCCATCAATGTATGAGTGCATCTCTGATCTCCAGGTAAGGTTGGTAGGGTAACGTGGATTTTCGAGAACTTGGCACCAAACATCGGGAAAGCATAATTCTGGCGCTGATCCTTATTGTTTCTCTGGTCGCCCTGAGCCTTCAGAGCAGCCGCTTCACATCCATACCTCAAAGAATCGGTCTGGGTATCAGTTCAACAGTGGAGCGGATTTTCACCGGCAGCGGGAAATTTATCAGCCGCACGGTAAACTCTATTTCAGAACTTCGGGATTTACGGGCTGAATATACCAATTTACTCTCAGAGCTGGAAAAAAGCAGACAGATTTTTCAAAGCATGGAAGCCCTTGAGGCGGAAAATGAACAGCTTCGATCCGCTCTGGCATACTCCAGAAACAGCGAGTTTGTTCACAGCCCTGCTGAAATCATCGGGAAAGACCCGGGTATTTCCTTTACCAGTCTATTGGTAAATAAAGGCAGCGCCCACGGCATCCAGGCGGGAATGCCGGTTGTAGGATTCCAGAACGGGAAGCAGGGTCTGGTGGGCAAGGTCATTGAAGTAAGCAGATATGCATCTCTTGTGCGGCCTCTTGTGGATCCTGAAAGCTATGTTTCCGCAAGATTAAGCCGAACCCGCTATGAGGGTCTTCTCAGGGGGCTTGGAAGTGATGAAGACCTCCTTCTCATGGAGTATGTGGACAGAGAATCCCGAAATCAGATCAGTGTGGGGGATGAAGTGATAACCTCAGGTTTGGATTCCGTGTATCCGTCAAATATCAGAATAGGAACCATCTCTTCCATCAATGCAAAATCCTACTCAACTTCCCTTGAACTGGATGTTGTACCCTATATTCAGTATTCCCGGCTTGAACATGTCTTTATTATTCATACTTCATCACAAAAGGCGGGAAGCTGATGCTGTGGATTCTCATACCGTATATTTTACCCCTTCTGCTTCTGTATCTCAGCAGCGGTCCCGGACAGGTTATTGCAATACAGGGAGCCCTCCCGCAGCTCAGTCTGGTTGTCCTTGTATATTATGGAAACAGCCGCAATGCCTTCCATGGTGAACTGATCGGGCTGCTTATCGGTCTTACCGCCGATGTGCTGGGGGCCGCGCCTCTGGGCTTCTACAGTTTCAGCTTCACCCTTGTCGGATATCTGGCGGGGATCAGCAGGGGAAAGGTCTATATTGATGCGATTTTTACCCCGGTTCTGATGGTAGGGGTGTTTATTTTCCTGAAGGCGTTTATCAGTTTTCTCCTGGCGGGGATATTCGGTTTCGAAGCCGTGCAGGAAGTGGTCTTTAACAGGATCTTTTTTATCTCCCTCCTGTATAGCCTGCTTCTCACCCCCATTCTCTTCGCAGTTTTGAAAGCTCTGGATAAAATACTGCCCCGGCGGCTGAGAGGGGGGTATCAGGATTGAGAAAGGGGTCCGGAAATAGCGGAATTCAACAGAAAAAACTGATTATTATCGCTTCTCTCATGTTTGCCGTAATAGGACTCTATATAATACGGCTCTTTTCCCTGCAGATAGTGGATAACTATGTGTACAAGGCCCAGGCTGATCAAGTGTCCCGGCGCAGACAGATTATTCCCACACGCAGAGGTGAGGTGTACGACAGGAACTTTGATCAGCCCCTTGTTACAAACATCGATACTTTTGCAATTCTACTGGACCTTTCCAAGGTTCCCAGCGACGGACTGCAGGATCTGATAACCCGGCTTGCCGACGCGCTGAACACCAGCGAAACCCTTCTCTGGAACAAGATTCCCAGCAGCCGCAATGAAAACTATGCCCTGTATGAGATATGGAACGGTGCCAGTTTCCACCAGATTTCTGCCATTGCCGAGCGAATTGATCTCTACCCCGGGATCAGCTGGGAATCCCGGCCGACCCGCTATTATACCCAGGGAGATCTGATGGCCCACGTGCTGGGCTATACAGGGGAGATTACCGCCGAGGAGCTGCAGATTCTCTATAATCAGGGGTATGCAGGAGCCCGGGAAATCGGAAAAACCGGTGTGGAAAAACAATACGATAATCTGCTCCGGGGTGAAGAAGGCATACGATACGGCCGGGTGGATGCCCGGGGAAGGCAGGTGCAGGATCTTGAGGATGTCCCTCCGGAACTGGGAAAATCCCTGGTTCTCACCCTGGACCGGCACGTTCAAAGACTGGTTGAGGATGCCATGGGGCCGCGGATCGGCGGAGCAATCGTCATGAACCCGAAAAATGGTGAAATTATTGCTATGCACAGCTATCCGGATTACGATCCCAATATTTTTTATTCCGCCGGTGCTGATTCTGATATTCAAAGACTCAATTCCGATCCCAGGGCTCCATTGCTGAACCGCACCATCCAGGCAGCAGGAAGTCCCGCATCCACCTTCAAGACGCTGATGAGCGTGGCCATGCTCCAGGAGGAGGCCTTCGATCCGCAAGAGGAGATTTACTGCCCGGGATACGTGGTGGTGGGTGACAGGACATTCCATTGCCACGATCATGACGGCCACGGATATGTGAATATGTACGAAGCTCTGGCGGAATCGTGCAACGTGTACTACTACACAATAGGCAAAGATTATCTGGAAGTTGAAGGCATACTCGATTATTCCCTTCGTTTCGGGCTGGGAGACTACAGCGGAATTGATCTGCCTAATGAAGTGAGGGGGCTTCTCCCCAGTCCCGAGTGGAAGGAGCTCAATTACAATACGCCCTGGGTCGGAGGCGATACAGTGAACCTTTCAATCGGTCAGGGTTTTCTTACCGTCACGCCCTTGCAAATGGCAAATCTCACCGCGGCGGTGGTAAACGACGGGCTGGTGTATCAGCCCCATGTACTCAAGGAAGTACGGGATCAGTCCAGTCTTGAACTGGTGGATCAGTTTGAACCCCGCATCCTCCGGGATATCGGCGTGGATGAGGAAGTATTTCAAGAGGTCCGAAAAGGGATGGAGATGGTTATATCCCAGGGTACCGCCAGGTGGGTAATTACCAGTGATTCCGCCCAGATCGCCGGCAAGACCGGCACGGCAGAGACCGGATTTGAAGAACAAAAACACTCCTGGTTTATTTCCTATGTACCTGCAAATCCGGAACCCGGGGAAAAACAGTACGTTGTGGTGGTCTGGATTGATGCCGCAAATGAATGGGATTGGTGGGGGCCGAAGGCAGCCAACATTATTATCCATGGTATCATGAACAACATGAATTTCGAGGATGCCGTTCGGGATCTCCAGCCTCTGTGGTACTTGGGAATCCCGGAACTTGAGCGAATACTCAATCCACTCATGCCGCCGGATAATGACTCCGGCCAGGCGTTTTCCGACGGTAATGAACGGACTGCCAATGAAAGCACTGCCGCAGGGTCCGACGTCGACATTCCGGTTCAGGAAGAACCCATAGGGGAGGGGAACGATGATTAATCGAAGATCCTCCATCAATATAGATTATCTGCTTATCATAGCAACGGTTGCGTTGATACTGATCGGTATACTGTTCATCTATTCCTCGGCGATCAACTCAGAAGGGAAGCTCACGAGCAATGAGTATATTCGACAAATAATCTGGGCGGTTATCGGCGCTGCAATGATGATCGCAGTCTCTTTGGTCAAGTACGATATGCTTCGTGACTTTTCTCCAATAATTTACGGTTTTTTCTTTTTTCTCCTGGGCTTCACCCTTTTCAGGGGGGCGGTGGTGAACGGAGCCAGAAGCTGGCTGGGCATCGGTCCCTTCGGGATACAGCCTTCGGAATTTATGAAGCTGGGAATAATCCTTCTTCTGGCATACTATCTGGATCGGGCAGGAGAGCGGGATATCGGAGGTGTGAGGGTGTTTTTTGTGTCCTTCCTGATAATTATTCCGCCCATGGCACTTGTCCTCTTACAGCCCGATTTCGGGACGGCCATGGTATATATGCCCATTGCTTTGTTTATGCTGTATGCCGCAGGGGCAAGACCCTTGTATCTCATTTTTATTATTGCGGTAATTTTTTTCACCGGAATATTCACCGTGCTTCCGGAATGGGAGCGCATGATTTACGAAGGCAGTATAGAAATCTTTGCTATATTCAATGAACCGGTATATTTCGCTCTCATCAGCGGAGGACTGCTTCTCAGCTTGGTTATTTCCCTTGTCGGGCTGTTCGGACTAAAAAAAGAATACTTCTTTTTTATCGCCATGGGCTTCGCAATACTTCTCATATCTTTTGTGCTGGCTCCAGGAGCACGGTGGTTTCTCAGGGACCATCAGATGATGCGGCTGATTGTATTTCTCGATCCCTATGTGGATCCCCGGGGAGCAGGATGGAACATCATTCAGAGCCTGACTGCTGTGGGTTCCGGAGGATTTTCCGGAATGGGATTTCTTCAGGGAACCCAGAGTCATTATCAATATCTGCCGCAGCAAAGCACTGATTTCATCTTCTCAATTCTTTCCGAGGAATGGGGCTTCTTGGGAGGGGTGCTTATCTCCGGCCTGTACGGAGGGATAATTCTTCGGGGTGTGATAATTGCTCATCAGGCGCGGACCCGGTTCGGCGCTTTTATTGCCGTCGGCGTAATCTCCATGCTGTTTTTCCACTTTATCGTGAATGTGGGAATGGCCATCGGCCTGATGCCCATAACCGGAATACCCCTTATGTTTTTATCCTACGGGGGATCCAGTCTATGGACTGCATTACTGGGCATGGGTCTGCTCATGTCCGTAAGTCATCACCGATACACCTATTAAACTGCATCAGAAAGTACAACAGCTGCCGGCAAGGAAAGTCCATGTGAAGGCTGACACCCTTCAGGGGACTACACGGTCTGTTCCTGAACTTCCCGGTGCTTGGCTTCTATCCAAAAGCGTTCCATCTGATCCAGGTTTTCCTGATTCATCTCGAGGTTCGCCTCAGCCATTTTTTCTTCGATATAGCTGAAACGACGGTAAAATTTGCTGTTTGTGCGTGACAGGGCTTCGTTGGGATGTACGCCGGTTTTTCTGGCCAGATTAATAACGGCGAACAGAACATCACCCAGTTCATGTTCCAACTCTTTCTGAAGGAACGCATCATCAGAATCCTCGTCATGTTCTTCCAGTCTGGTGAGAACATCTTCAACCTCATCCAGCTCCTCACGGATTTTCTCAAGAACTCCTCTGTGATCCTGCCAGTCGAAACCGTATTTCGCCGCTTTTTTCTGAAGTTTAAACGACCGGTCCATATTGGGCAGATGCTTGGGAACGGAATCCAGGATGGAGGAGGGGATGCCCCGACCTTCGTTGATTGCTTTGATCTTATCCCATTGAATTAACACTTCTTCCGAGGAATCCAGGTTCTCTTCTCCGAATACATGGGGATGACGACGAATCAGTTTTTCCGACAGCCCGGAGATAACATCCTGCACAGTGAAAGCACCGGACTGTTCTTCAATATACGAGATCAGCAGGGTGACCAGAAGAACGTCACCCAGTTCTTCACGCATATGTTCTCTGTCCTGGTTATTGATCGCTTCTATGCTTTCATATGCTTCTTCTATGAGAGCGTTTCTCAGACTTAATGCTGTTTGCTCCTTATCCCATGGACAGCCATTGGGGCCCCTCAGACTTCTGATGATGTTATACACATGGGAGAATGATCTTCCGGTATCAAGACTTTTTTCATCTTCTGGCACAAGATTTTTCACCAGCCACACCTCACGACTAAAGATAATCTTATTGTAAATGATTCCTGAATTGAAAGGAAGGGGGAGGCCTGAGCTTTGGTGCACTGTATAATCCATATAATCCACTACTAAAGTAGACCGAATATATATTATGCGTAGTAAAAGATGTTTCGTTTCGTGTGGTAAAACCATATGGGATGTATCATCCTGCCGTTATCGATACGCAGTATGGTGCGGACAAAACATGCAGAAGGCCGCCGGTCCTGCTGTGTGAATACCAGGAATACCGATATCTGAATTAATCTTGATCCGGGCGTGAGCGTATAAAATAAAATATTTTAACCATGAGGATTGAAAATACCCCTGAAAAGAGAAACTGTATTAAAAAGTTCACACTTCGCTGATCGATTCTGAAAAGACTCTGCAACAGAAGGCCTAACGCCGCACCAAACATACTGATCATAAAGGTAAAAAGGATGCGCACCATTCCCCTGGGACGGTAACGGTAAAACGCATACACGGTGACCAGGAGAGATACGAGTAAAATACTTAATGCGTAGAGAACATAGATCTGCATATAAACCGCCCTTCTTTGCAAGCTTCTGTGAACTGTCCTGAAATCAGTTGCTCAATTGTATCAATTCATTTTCGAGACTCATATCCGGCAGCGAATACTGAACTGGATCACCGAAAGAGGCCCGATATCCGAAAACTGCAAAACTGATATACAGGTTCTGATGGTCATCAATCTCAGCCGGGGTGAGATGATCAAGGTCATCGTCATCATTGCTGTATTGATCTGTATCAACAGGAAAAAACGGCCGGGTTTCATCGGGGGAAACCGCCCGAACCAGAATCTGATTTGCGTTTTCACCGTTCCCGGAGAGTCTCAGAACGATATTATCAGCCGGTCCCGAGGTGAACGGCAGTTCCAGCCGAAGGCCCTCTCCAAGCTCACTGTCGCTGACAATCCCGTTTTCAAGTCTGTCTGGTGAAAAAAAATCAGGATATTCATTGAAGTCAACGGTTGGCACGGGATTCACTCCGCCGGCCTCATCGGCGAACGATACAGCTTGATATCCGTTATTCAACAGAAGATCGAAGGCGGCATTACCGTTGGTGAACCTTGACTCCAGGGAGTCATAAAAGCTGGCGTAATCTCCGGGATCAGCATAGGAACCGATCCGGTAAACAATGATCAGACCGTTTGTCAGCTCTGAATCCCCGGCGGGGATATCAATACTGTACACCTTGTTCAGCAAATCCATTTCCGGCCTTACCGGCGGCTGAAGAAGCTGCGGGATTCCGCAGCCGATGAGCAGAAACAGAGCCGCAACTGCTAATAGCAGTCTGTGAATATGAGTGTACCCTCTTTCTGACCTGCGGAGATGGGCTGCCGGGGAGGAATTGATCATTATTGCAGATCATCCTGGTCTATATATGGTTCGAGTCCCACTTTTATATCTATAAGTTCATAAATAACCACAGGTTTGTTCTTTCCTTTTACCCGAATATTATCCAATTCTCTGGCAATAACTTTGTCCTTCACCAGTCCGTAGGTATATTCGCTGATAATGATTTTACTGCCGGAACCGGTGAATTTTTTACCATTTTCCATCCATTCCTGGCCGAAATACTGCTTGTTGATCCCTTCCAGTCGGGCACCAAGATTTACGTTATCTCCCATGAGAGTATAGTTCATTCGTCCCCGGCTCCCCATATTTCCAACGGTCATGATGCCCGAATTGATACCCATTCCGATATCTATGCGGCGGTCTAGAGGCCATTGTTCATTCAGCTCCTGAAGCTTCTGCATCTGCTTTACCGCTGACTGACATGCAAGAATGGCGTGGTTTTTCTGGGAAACAGGTGCACCCCAGAAACCCATTATCTCATCACCCACGTATTTATCCAGGGTACCTTTGTATTCCATGATGGTGTCTGTCATGGCTGTCAGATAGATGTTCAGATGATTTACAAGCTCCTGAGGCTGCATCTTTTCACTCAGGGTGGTAAATCCGCGGATGTCGGAAAAGAATACCGTAAGTTCCTTATCCACCCCTCCCAGTTCAGGAGGCTCACCGCTGCTGACAATTTCGTCCACCACTTCGGGACTGACATATTGTCCGAACATGCCCTGCACTCTTCGTTTTTCCCGCTCCTCTGTCAGTCCCCGGTAAATTACCACTGAGAGAAAACTGAACACCATGGCAAAAGCAGGATGTACCGTCTGCACAAGGGTTTCTTGTGCTTCAAACATGTACTGACCGAACACAAAAAGCCCCGCTATGAGAA
It includes:
- the mreC gene encoding rod shape-determining protein MreC; translation: MDFRELGTKHRESIILALILIVSLVALSLQSSRFTSIPQRIGLGISSTVERIFTGSGKFISRTVNSISELRDLRAEYTNLLSELEKSRQIFQSMEALEAENEQLRSALAYSRNSEFVHSPAEIIGKDPGISFTSLLVNKGSAHGIQAGMPVVGFQNGKQGLVGKVIEVSRYASLVRPLVDPESYVSARLSRTRYEGLLRGLGSDEDLLLMEYVDRESRNQISVGDEVITSGLDSVYPSNIRIGTISSINAKSYSTSLELDVVPYIQYSRLEHVFIIHTSSQKAGS
- the mreD gene encoding rod shape-determining protein MreD, which produces MLWILIPYILPLLLLYLSSGPGQVIAIQGALPQLSLVVLVYYGNSRNAFHGELIGLLIGLTADVLGAAPLGFYSFSFTLVGYLAGISRGKVYIDAIFTPVLMVGVFIFLKAFISFLLAGIFGFEAVQEVVFNRIFFISLLYSLLLTPILFAVLKALDKILPRRLRGGYQD
- the mrdA gene encoding penicillin-binding protein 2 translates to MRKGSGNSGIQQKKLIIIASLMFAVIGLYIIRLFSLQIVDNYVYKAQADQVSRRRQIIPTRRGEVYDRNFDQPLVTNIDTFAILLDLSKVPSDGLQDLITRLADALNTSETLLWNKIPSSRNENYALYEIWNGASFHQISAIAERIDLYPGISWESRPTRYYTQGDLMAHVLGYTGEITAEELQILYNQGYAGAREIGKTGVEKQYDNLLRGEEGIRYGRVDARGRQVQDLEDVPPELGKSLVLTLDRHVQRLVEDAMGPRIGGAIVMNPKNGEIIAMHSYPDYDPNIFYSAGADSDIQRLNSDPRAPLLNRTIQAAGSPASTFKTLMSVAMLQEEAFDPQEEIYCPGYVVVGDRTFHCHDHDGHGYVNMYEALAESCNVYYYTIGKDYLEVEGILDYSLRFGLGDYSGIDLPNEVRGLLPSPEWKELNYNTPWVGGDTVNLSIGQGFLTVTPLQMANLTAAVVNDGLVYQPHVLKEVRDQSSLELVDQFEPRILRDIGVDEEVFQEVRKGMEMVISQGTARWVITSDSAQIAGKTGTAETGFEEQKHSWFISYVPANPEPGEKQYVVVVWIDAANEWDWWGPKAANIIIHGIMNNMNFEDAVRDLQPLWYLGIPELERILNPLMPPDNDSGQAFSDGNERTANESTAAGSDVDIPVQEEPIGEGNDD
- the rodA gene encoding rod shape-determining protein RodA, producing the protein MINRRSSINIDYLLIIATVALILIGILFIYSSAINSEGKLTSNEYIRQIIWAVIGAAMMIAVSLVKYDMLRDFSPIIYGFFFFLLGFTLFRGAVVNGARSWLGIGPFGIQPSEFMKLGIILLLAYYLDRAGERDIGGVRVFFVSFLIIIPPMALVLLQPDFGTAMVYMPIALFMLYAAGARPLYLIFIIAVIFFTGIFTVLPEWERMIYEGSIEIFAIFNEPVYFALISGGLLLSLVISLVGLFGLKKEYFFFIAMGFAILLISFVLAPGARWFLRDHQMMRLIVFLDPYVDPRGAGWNIIQSLTAVGSGGFSGMGFLQGTQSHYQYLPQQSTDFIFSILSEEWGFLGGVLISGLYGGIILRGVIIAHQARTRFGAFIAVGVISMLFFHFIVNVGMAIGLMPITGIPLMFLSYGGSSLWTALLGMGLLMSVSHHRYTY
- the mazG gene encoding nucleoside triphosphate pyrophosphohydrolase, translating into MKNLVPEDEKSLDTGRSFSHVYNIIRSLRGPNGCPWDKEQTALSLRNALIEEAYESIEAINNQDREHMREELGDVLLVTLLISYIEEQSGAFTVQDVISGLSEKLIRRHPHVFGEENLDSSEEVLIQWDKIKAINEGRGIPSSILDSVPKHLPNMDRSFKLQKKAAKYGFDWQDHRGVLEKIREELDEVEDVLTRLEEHDEDSDDAFLQKELEHELGDVLFAVINLARKTGVHPNEALSRTNSKFYRRFSYIEEKMAEANLEMNQENLDQMERFWIEAKHREVQEQTV